The following proteins are co-located in the Triticum aestivum cultivar Chinese Spring chromosome 1A, IWGSC CS RefSeq v2.1, whole genome shotgun sequence genome:
- the LOC123040077 gene encoding uncharacterized protein → MASCCCPIIAWFVSFLLVFPVLVSSATAGNGSTFGEEQLGLRRMKARLARVREASVKTIQSPDGDVIDCVPSHLQPAFDHPRLRGQKPEDEPAARPGNAGAVADDEEEVLPQTWRSSGEWCPKGTIPVRRATEGDLLRASSVRRFGMKPRSAAARRDSTSNGHEHAVGYVSGGQFYGAKASLNVWPAHVSSPAEFSLSQIWVISGSFGNDLNTIEAGWQVSPELYGDNSPRFFTYWTNDAYQETGCYNLHCAGFVQTNGRVVIGAAITPVSAYGGRQFDITLMIWKDPKKGNWWLQLGPSGALVGYWPSSLFTHLGARGRGGADMVQFGGEAVNTRPSGSHTPTQMGSGRFPGEGYGRAAYFRNVQVVDWDNNLIPAAGLRLLADHPGCYDIAGGQGGAWGSYFYYGGPGRNVRCP, encoded by the exons ATGGCTTCTTGCTGCTGCCCAATCATTGCCTGGTTCGTCTCTTTCCTCCTCGTCTTCCCCGTCCTCGTCTCCTCCGCGACGGCGGGCAATGGCAGCACATTCGGGGAGGAGCAGCTCGGGCTCCGGCGGATGAAGGCCCGGCTCGCCAGGGTCAGGGAAGCCTCTGTCAAGACGATCCAG AGCCCCGACGGCGACGTCATAGACTGCGTGCCCTCTCACCTGCAGCCCGCGTTCGATCATCCCAGGCTGAGAGGCCAGAAACCAGAG GACGAACCTGCGGCGCGGCCAGGGAATGCCGGCGCCGTggcagacgacgaggaggaggtctTGCCGCAGAcgtggaggagctccggcgagtggTGCCCCAAGGGGACGATACCGGTTAGGCGGGCGACGGAGGGCGACCTGCTCAGGGCCAGCTCCGTCCGGAGGTTCGGGATGAAGCCCCGGAGTGCCGCGGCACGGCGGGACTCCACCAGCAACGGCCATGAG CACGCGGTGGGGTACGTGAGCGGCGGGCAGTTCTACGGCGCCAAGGCGAGCCTGAACGTGTGGCCGGCGCACGTGTCGTCGCCGGCGGAGTTCAGCCTGTCCCAGATCTGGGTCATCTCCGGCTCCTTCGGCAACGACCTCAACACCATCGAGGCCGGCTGGCAGGTCAGCCCTGAGCTGTACGGGGACAACAGCCCCAGGTTCTTCACCTACTGGACC AACGACGCGTACCAGGAGACGGGGTGCTACAACCTGCACTGCGCGGGGTTCGTGCAGACCAACGGCCGGGTGGTGATCGGCGCCGCCATCACGCCGGTGTCGGCCTACGGCGGCCGGCAGTTCGACATCACGCTCATGATCTGGAAGGACCCCAAGAAGGGCAACTGGTGGCTGCAGCTGGGCCCGTCGGGCGCGCTCGTGGGCTACTGGCCGTCCTCCCTCttcacccacctgggcgcgcgcggccgcggcggcgccgaCATGGTGCAGTTCGGCGGCGAGGCGGTCAACACGCGGCCGTCCGGGTCGCACACGCCCACGCAGATGGGCAGCGGCCGGTTCCCCGGCGAAGGGTACGGCCGCGCGGCCTACTTCCGGAACGTGCAGGTCGTGGACTGGGACAACAACCTCATCCCGGCGGCCGGGCTACGGCTCCTCGCCGACCACCCGGGGTGCTACGACATCGCCGGCGGCCAGGGCGGCGCGTGGGGCAGCTACTTCTACTACGGCGGGCCTGGCAGGAACGTCCGGTGCCCCTAG